Proteins from a single region of Allofrancisella inopinata:
- the rplV gene encoding 50S ribosomal protein L22, translating into MEVQAKLKFARISAQKCRLVADQVRGLPVERALNILSFSNKKAAVLIKDVLNSAIANAEHNDGMDIDSLYVSTVFVDEGPTMKRFEARAKGRGNRILKRTSHITVKVAEKN; encoded by the coding sequence ATGGAAGTACAAGCTAAATTAAAATTTGCAAGAATCTCGGCTCAAAAATGCAGATTGGTTGCTGATCAGGTTAGAGGATTGCCAGTAGAAAGAGCTCTTAATATTTTGTCTTTTAGTAATAAAAAAGCAGCGGTTTTAATAAAAGATGTTTTAAACTCTGCAATCGCTAATGCTGAGCATAATGACGGTATGGATATTGACTCTTTATATGTCTCAACTGTATTTGTAGATGAAGGCCCTACTATGAAGCGTTTTGAAGCAAGAGCTAAAGGTAGGGGTAATCGTATTTTAAAAAGAACTTCACATATTACTGTGAAAGTTGCTGAGAAAAATTAA
- the rplW gene encoding 50S ribosomal protein L23 — protein MSSQEKILKTVIRPHVSDKTYGLSDANSTVVFEVARFANKYDVKDAIEQLFEVKVESVNILNVKGKARRFGRIEGKTKAWKKAYVKLAEGHDINFVGAE, from the coding sequence ATGAGTTCTCAAGAAAAAATATTAAAAACTGTTATAAGACCTCATGTGTCTGACAAAACTTATGGTTTATCGGATGCTAATTCTACAGTTGTGTTTGAGGTTGCTAGGTTCGCTAACAAGTATGATGTTAAGGATGCAATTGAGCAGCTATTTGAAGTTAAGGTTGAATCAGTTAATATCCTTAACGTGAAGGGTAAAGCACGAAGATTTGGCCGTATTGAGGGTAAAACAAAAGCTTGGAAGAAAGCTTATGTGAAGCTTGCTGAAGGGCATGATATCAATTTTGTTGGTGCAGAGTAA
- the rpmC gene encoding 50S ribosomal protein L29 produces the protein MKRKDTLKDYRGKSIDQLQEAKIELLQQLFSLRMQKGTGQLKKNHLFKSAKKDIARINTIISEKNR, from the coding sequence ATGAAGAGAAAAGATACTTTAAAAGATTATAGAGGTAAAAGTATTGACCAGTTGCAAGAAGCTAAAATCGAGTTGCTACAACAGTTGTTCTCGCTTCGTATGCAAAAGGGTACAGGGCAATTAAAGAAAAACCACTTATTTAAAAGTGCAAAAAAAGATATTGCTCGTATAAATACAATAATATCAGAAAAGAATAGATAG
- the rpsS gene encoding 30S ribosomal protein S19, which produces MPRSLKKGPFVDHHLLKKVFEAQESNSKKPIKTWSRRSMIVPDMIGLTMAVHNGQQHVPILMTEEMVGHKLGEFAITRNYRGHAADKKAKKK; this is translated from the coding sequence GTGCCTCGTTCGTTAAAAAAAGGACCTTTTGTAGATCATCATCTGCTAAAAAAGGTTTTTGAAGCGCAAGAAAGTAATTCTAAAAAGCCGATCAAGACTTGGTCAAGAAGATCGATGATCGTGCCAGATATGATAGGTTTAACCATGGCTGTACATAACGGTCAGCAACATGTGCCAATTCTTATGACAGAAGAAATGGTGGGTCATAAGTTAGGAGAGTTTGCTATAACTCGTAACTATCGTGGCCATGCAGCTGATAAAAAAGCTAAGAAGAAATAG
- the rplX gene encoding 50S ribosomal protein L24, with translation MNRLKKGDDIIVIAGKDKGRRGVVKSFAKGGSLVLVEGINVVKKHVKPNPNRSIEGGVVEKELPIDASNVAIFNPATQKADRVGYKFVDEKKVRYFKSNGELVDL, from the coding sequence ATGAATAGATTAAAAAAAGGTGATGACATAATAGTCATTGCTGGAAAAGACAAGGGTCGCAGAGGCGTAGTTAAATCATTCGCTAAAGGTGGTTCTTTAGTTTTGGTAGAAGGCATAAACGTTGTTAAAAAACACGTTAAGCCAAACCCGAATAGAAGTATCGAAGGTGGAGTTGTTGAAAAAGAGCTTCCTATAGATGCGTCGAATGTTGCTATTTTTAACCCAGCTACACAAAAAGCTGATAGAGTGGGTTATAAATTTGTTGATGAGAAAAAGGTTCGCTACTTTAAGTCTAATGGCGAGCTTGTAGACTTATAG
- the rplB gene encoding 50S ribosomal protein L2 produces MIEIKKAKPTSPGRRHVVSVKNTELHTGKPFKGLVEVKKKNAGRNNTGRITVRHQGGGHKQHYRIVDFKRNKDDIVAKVERIEYDPNRSANIALVLYADGERRYVIAPKGLSKDMSIISGEKVDVAVGNCMPLRNIPLGTVIHNLEMKPKKGAQMIRSAGTFAQLVGKDNAYAIIRLRSGEMRRVLLDCRAVIGVVSNSEHNLKSLGKAGAKRWRGIRPTVRGVAMNPVDHPHGGGEGRTSGGRHPVTPWGVPTKGYKTRKNKRSNKLIVQKRK; encoded by the coding sequence ATGATTGAAATAAAAAAAGCTAAACCTACTTCACCTGGCCGTCGCCACGTAGTGAGCGTAAAAAATACAGAATTACATACAGGTAAGCCATTCAAAGGTTTGGTAGAAGTAAAGAAAAAAAATGCTGGTAGAAATAATACTGGTAGAATAACAGTGCGTCATCAAGGCGGTGGTCATAAGCAGCACTATCGTATAGTTGACTTTAAAAGAAATAAAGATGATATTGTAGCTAAGGTTGAAAGGATTGAATACGATCCTAACCGTAGCGCAAATATTGCTTTAGTTTTATACGCTGATGGTGAGAGAAGATATGTGATTGCACCTAAGGGCCTAAGCAAAGACATGTCAATAATTTCTGGTGAGAAAGTTGATGTGGCTGTTGGCAATTGCATGCCACTTAGAAACATCCCTTTAGGTACAGTAATTCATAATCTAGAAATGAAGCCTAAGAAAGGTGCTCAGATGATCAGAAGTGCTGGGACTTTTGCTCAGCTTGTTGGTAAGGATAATGCATATGCAATTATTCGTTTAAGATCGGGTGAGATGAGAAGAGTGCTTTTAGATTGTAGAGCAGTTATTGGTGTTGTATCTAACTCTGAACATAACCTAAAATCTCTAGGTAAGGCTGGTGCTAAGCGTTGGAGAGGAATTAGGCCTACTGTTAGAGGTGTGGCTATGAACCCGGTAGATCACCCACATGGTGGTGGAGAGGGTCGTACTTCAGGTGGTAGACATCCTGTTACACCTTGGGGCGTACCTACAAAAGGTTATAAGACGCGTAAAAATAAGCGCTCTAATAAATTAATTGTTCAAAAACGTAAGTAA
- the rplN gene encoding 50S ribosomal protein L14 codes for MIQMQTELQVADNSGAKRVECIKVLGGSHRRYASIGDVIKVTVKEASPRGKAKKGNVYNAVVVRTAKGVRRKDGSLIRFDNNAAVLLNANGQPIGTRIFGPVTRELRSEKFMKIVSLAPEVL; via the coding sequence ATGATTCAAATGCAGACAGAACTCCAAGTTGCTGATAATAGTGGCGCTAAGAGAGTTGAGTGTATAAAGGTGTTGGGAGGCTCTCATCGTAGATATGCATCTATAGGTGATGTTATCAAGGTTACGGTGAAAGAAGCTTCTCCAAGAGGTAAGGCTAAAAAAGGAAATGTGTACAATGCGGTGGTTGTTAGGACTGCTAAAGGTGTACGCAGAAAAGATGGTTCTTTGATTCGTTTTGATAATAATGCAGCTGTACTGTTAAATGCTAATGGTCAGCCAATTGGCACGCGTATCTTTGGCCCAGTTACAAGGGAACTTCGTTCTGAAAAGTTTATGAAGATTGTATCTTTAGCACCAGAAGTACTATAA
- the rplD gene encoding 50S ribosomal protein L4, producing MDLNIKSLTGKEAGCVDVADNVFAIDYNESLIHQVVVAYMAGARQGTKAQKTRSEVSGGGAKPWRQKGTGRARAGTIRSPIFRKGGVTFAAKPKSYKQKVNRKMYAGAVKSILSELLRSGRMIIVEGMKLETPKTKEFKAIVDTLGLKDVLFVVGVEEFDENLYLSSRNLKNVAVCDSVDINPVSLVCFENVVVTKKAIKEIEEKLV from the coding sequence GTGGACTTAAATATTAAATCATTAACTGGTAAAGAGGCTGGTTGTGTTGATGTTGCAGATAATGTTTTTGCAATCGACTATAACGAGTCTTTAATTCACCAGGTTGTTGTTGCCTATATGGCAGGTGCTCGTCAAGGTACAAAAGCTCAAAAAACTAGATCAGAAGTTTCTGGTGGTGGAGCAAAACCTTGGAGACAAAAAGGTACAGGTAGAGCTAGAGCTGGGACCATCCGCTCACCTATCTTTAGAAAGGGTGGAGTTACATTTGCCGCTAAACCTAAAAGTTATAAACAAAAAGTTAATCGTAAGATGTATGCTGGAGCAGTTAAATCAATCTTATCTGAATTGTTAAGATCAGGTAGAATGATTATTGTTGAAGGAATGAAGTTAGAAACTCCAAAAACAAAAGAATTTAAAGCTATTGTTGATACTTTGGGTCTTAAAGATGTGCTTTTTGTGGTTGGTGTTGAGGAGTTTGATGAGAACTTATACCTTTCTTCAAGAAACCTTAAGAATGTGGCTGTGTGTGATTCTGTAGATATTAACCCAGTTTCTTTGGTGTGCTTTGAAAATGTAGTTGTTACTAAAAAAGCAATAAAAGAAATAGAGGAGAAGTTAGTATGA
- the rplE gene encoding 50S ribosomal protein L5 — MARLKDHYQKELVAKLKDELKLDNIMEVPRIEKITLNMGVGDAAKDKKIMTFALNDLTAIAGQKPVVTKSKKSIAGFKIRDGWPIGCKVTLRGERMYEFLDRLITIAVPRIRDFRGLSPKSFDGRGNYSLGMREQISFPEIDYDKIDIIRGLDISITTTAKNDDQGRALLRAFGFPFKS; from the coding sequence ATGGCAAGATTAAAAGATCATTATCAAAAAGAGCTTGTTGCTAAGTTAAAAGATGAGCTTAAATTGGATAATATAATGGAAGTGCCTCGTATTGAGAAAATTACTCTTAATATGGGTGTTGGTGATGCGGCAAAAGATAAAAAGATTATGACTTTTGCGCTAAACGATTTGACAGCAATAGCTGGGCAAAAGCCAGTTGTTACTAAGTCTAAAAAATCTATCGCTGGTTTTAAAATACGTGATGGTTGGCCAATAGGCTGTAAAGTTACGTTACGAGGTGAGCGTATGTATGAGTTCTTAGATAGACTTATAACAATTGCTGTCCCTAGAATTAGAGATTTTAGGGGGTTAAGTCCTAAGTCTTTTGATGGTAGAGGTAATTATAGTTTGGGTATGAGAGAGCAAATCTCTTTCCCGGAAATTGATTACGATAAAATTGATATCATTAGAGGTTTAGATATTTCAATAACGACTACTGCTAAAAATGATGACCAAGGAAGAGCTTTGCTAAGAGCTTTTGGTTTTCCTTTTAAATCATAA
- the fusA gene encoding elongation factor G: protein MSRKTALEKYRNIGICAHVDAGKTTTTERILFYTGLSHKIGEVHDGAATMDWMEQEQERGITITSAATTTFWKGMDQQFDEHRVNIIDTPGHVDFTIEVERSLRVLDGAVVVFCGSSGVEPQSETVWRQANKYGVPRIVFVNKMDRSGADFERVCAQIRTRLKANVVPVQLNIGAEEDFKGVIDLIRMKAIMWNEEDMGLTYELVDIPAELQDRAEELRMEMVEAAAEASEELMEKYLEEGELTEEEIHEGLRKRVISNEIVLAFCGSAFKNKGVQAVLDGVVRYLPAPNQVPAIRCETEDGQPAARKSSDDEPFAALAFKLATDPFVGNLTFIRVYSGVLKSGDAVYNPVKSKKERVGRIVQMHANKREEIKEVRAGDIAACIGLKDVTTGDTLCDLDKVVVLERMEFPEPVISVAVEPKTKADQEKMGIALGKLAAEDPSFRVKTDEESGQTIISGMGELHLDIIVDRMRREFKVEANVGNPQVAYRETIRSTVEQESKFVRQSGGRGQYGHVYVKFEPLSGQDENGEEKVYEFVDAIVGGVVPKEYIGSVSKGIEEQLSNGVLAGYPMIGVKATLFDGSYHDVDSSEMAFKIAGSMALKEGAKKANACILEPIMKVEVVTPEDYLGDVMGDLNRRRGIIEGMDENPSGRVVSALVPLAEMFGYATNVRSMSQGRASFSMEFKKYAEVPNNIAAEIIKSRNS from the coding sequence GTGTCTCGTAAAACAGCTTTAGAGAAATATAGAAATATTGGTATCTGTGCTCACGTTGATGCAGGTAAAACTACTACTACTGAGCGTATCCTTTTTTATACAGGGCTATCTCATAAGATAGGTGAGGTGCATGATGGTGCTGCTACAATGGACTGGATGGAGCAGGAGCAAGAAAGAGGTATTACAATTACTTCAGCTGCGACTACTACATTTTGGAAAGGTATGGATCAACAATTTGATGAGCATCGTGTAAATATTATTGATACTCCAGGCCACGTTGATTTTACAATTGAAGTAGAGCGTTCTTTACGTGTTCTTGATGGTGCTGTGGTTGTGTTTTGTGGTTCTTCAGGTGTTGAGCCTCAATCAGAAACTGTATGGCGTCAGGCAAATAAGTACGGTGTTCCTAGAATAGTATTTGTTAATAAAATGGATAGATCTGGTGCTGATTTTGAAAGAGTTTGTGCTCAGATTAGAACTAGATTAAAAGCTAATGTTGTTCCTGTGCAGTTAAATATTGGTGCTGAGGAAGATTTTAAGGGTGTAATAGACCTTATTAGAATGAAAGCTATTATGTGGAATGAAGAAGACATGGGTCTTACTTATGAGCTTGTTGATATTCCTGCAGAACTTCAAGATAGAGCAGAAGAGCTTCGTATGGAAATGGTAGAGGCTGCTGCGGAAGCTTCTGAAGAGCTTATGGAAAAGTACTTGGAAGAGGGTGAGCTTACTGAAGAAGAAATCCATGAAGGTCTACGTAAGCGTGTGATTTCTAACGAAATCGTATTAGCTTTTTGTGGCTCGGCATTTAAAAATAAGGGTGTTCAAGCTGTTCTTGATGGTGTTGTGCGTTATTTGCCGGCACCTAACCAAGTTCCTGCTATTAGATGTGAAACTGAAGATGGTCAGCCAGCAGCAAGAAAATCTTCTGATGATGAGCCTTTTGCGGCATTGGCGTTTAAATTAGCTACTGATCCATTTGTTGGTAACCTTACATTTATACGTGTTTATTCTGGTGTTCTTAAGTCTGGTGATGCGGTTTATAACCCTGTTAAGAGTAAGAAAGAGCGTGTAGGACGTATAGTTCAGATGCATGCTAATAAGCGTGAAGAGATTAAAGAAGTTAGAGCTGGTGATATTGCTGCCTGTATTGGTCTTAAAGATGTAACTACTGGTGATACATTGTGTGATCTTGATAAAGTAGTGGTTCTTGAGAGAATGGAGTTCCCTGAGCCAGTTATTTCTGTTGCTGTTGAGCCTAAGACAAAAGCAGATCAAGAGAAGATGGGTATTGCTTTAGGTAAATTGGCTGCGGAAGATCCTTCATTTAGAGTTAAAACTGATGAAGAAAGTGGTCAGACAATTATTTCTGGAATGGGCGAGCTTCACTTAGATATTATTGTTGATCGTATGAGACGTGAGTTTAAAGTAGAGGCAAATGTTGGTAATCCACAAGTTGCATACAGAGAAACTATTAGATCAACCGTTGAGCAAGAATCTAAATTTGTTCGTCAGTCGGGTGGTCGTGGTCAATATGGTCATGTATATGTGAAATTCGAACCGTTATCTGGCCAGGATGAGAATGGTGAAGAGAAAGTTTATGAGTTCGTTGATGCTATCGTTGGTGGTGTGGTTCCTAAAGAGTATATAGGTTCTGTTTCTAAAGGTATTGAAGAGCAATTGTCAAATGGTGTTTTAGCGGGCTATCCTATGATAGGTGTTAAAGCTACACTATTTGATGGTTCATATCATGATGTTGACTCATCTGAAATGGCATTTAAGATTGCAGGTTCCATGGCTCTTAAAGAAGGTGCTAAGAAGGCGAATGCTTGTATACTTGAGCCAATTATGAAGGTTGAGGTTGTAACTCCTGAGGATTATCTTGGTGATGTTATGGGTGACCTAAACAGAAGAAGAGGTATTATCGAAGGTATGGATGAAAACCCAAGTGGTAGAGTAGTTAGCGCTTTAGTTCCTCTTGCAGAGATGTTTGGTTATGCAACTAATGTACGCTCTATGAGTCAAGGTAGAGCCTCTTTCTCTATGGAATTTAAAAAGTATGCAGAAGTGCCAAATAATATCGCTGCTGAAATTATAAAATCTCGTAACTCATAA
- the rplC gene encoding 50S ribosomal protein L3, with translation MSLGLVGRKCGMTRIFTEDGVSIPVTVIHVEPNTVTQVKTVEKDGYNAIQVTTGFKKRSNVNKPMSGHYAKASVEPGRGLWEFTIEGDNKYQVGSSFDATVFEAGQKVDVRGVSKGKGFAGAVKRHNFSTQDATHGNSLSHRVHGSTGQNQTPGRVFKNKKMAGHMGNENVTIQSLEVVRVDAENGLLLLKGGIPGAVGGDVIVSSAVKS, from the coding sequence ATGTCTTTAGGATTAGTTGGTCGCAAATGTGGTATGACTCGTATTTTTACTGAAGATGGTGTTTCTATACCTGTGACAGTTATACATGTAGAGCCAAATACGGTTACGCAAGTTAAAACTGTTGAAAAGGATGGTTATAATGCTATTCAGGTAACTACTGGCTTTAAAAAACGTTCTAATGTAAATAAGCCTATGTCTGGGCACTACGCTAAAGCTAGTGTAGAGCCGGGAAGAGGTTTGTGGGAATTTACAATCGAAGGTGATAATAAGTACCAAGTTGGTTCATCTTTTGACGCTACAGTGTTTGAGGCTGGTCAAAAAGTTGATGTAAGAGGTGTATCTAAAGGTAAAGGTTTTGCAGGTGCTGTAAAGCGTCATAATTTTAGTACACAAGATGCTACTCACGGTAACTCTTTATCTCATAGGGTGCATGGTTCTACTGGTCAGAACCAAACTCCAGGCCGAGTTTTTAAGAACAAGAAAATGGCTGGGCATATGGGTAATGAGAATGTTACTATCCAGTCACTTGAAGTTGTAAGAGTAGATGCAGAAAATGGTTTACTTCTTTTAAAAGGTGGTATTCCAGGAGCGGTTGGTGGAGATGTTATAGTTTCTTCAGCAGTAAAGAGTTAG
- the rpsQ gene encoding 30S ribosomal protein S17 produces the protein MDDKIRLLEGKVSSDAMDKTVVVEAERYVKHPLYGKFEKKTTKYYVHDEKNECKEGDVIKFRETRPYSKTKKWCLVDIIRREK, from the coding sequence ATGGATGATAAGATTAGATTACTAGAGGGTAAAGTCTCTAGCGATGCTATGGATAAAACTGTAGTTGTAGAAGCTGAAAGATATGTTAAGCACCCTTTATATGGTAAGTTTGAGAAAAAAACTACTAAATATTATGTTCATGATGAAAAAAATGAATGTAAGGAAGGTGATGTTATTAAATTTAGGGAAACTAGGCCTTATTCAAAAACTAAGAAGTGGTGTTTAGTAGATATTATTCGTAGAGAAAAATAA
- the rpsH gene encoding 30S ribosomal protein S8 produces the protein MSMQDPIADMFTRIRNGLSAHKETVSIPFSKMKMEIANFLVKEGYVAQCSKATTAKGHPSINIELKYHAGAPVIEMIKRVSRPSLRIYKSHAELPKVYGGFGVAIVSTSKGLVSDREARALGIGGEIIGYVA, from the coding sequence ATGAGTATGCAAGATCCTATAGCGGATATGTTTACAAGAATTAGAAATGGTCTTTCGGCACATAAAGAAACCGTTTCTATTCCTTTTTCAAAAATGAAAATGGAAATAGCAAACTTTTTGGTAAAAGAAGGTTATGTTGCACAATGTTCAAAAGCAACAACAGCAAAGGGTCATCCTTCTATAAATATTGAGCTTAAATACCATGCTGGTGCTCCTGTGATTGAGATGATCAAGAGAGTTTCTAGGCCAAGTTTAAGAATATATAAGTCACATGCAGAGTTACCTAAAGTATATGGTGGTTTTGGTGTTGCTATCGTTTCTACTTCCAAAGGTTTGGTGAGTGATAGAGAGGCTAGAGCTCTTGGTATTGGTGGTGAAATTATTGGCTACGTGGCTTAA
- the rpsJ gene encoding 30S ribosomal protein S10, with translation MAINNQRIRIRLKAFDHKLIDVSTQEIVDTAKKTGAQVKGPIPLPVRKERFTILISPHVNKKARDQYEIRTHKRLIDIVEPTDKTVDALMKLDLASGVDVQISLS, from the coding sequence ATGGCTATAAATAATCAACGTATTAGAATTAGATTGAAAGCCTTTGATCATAAGCTTATTGATGTTTCTACGCAAGAAATAGTTGATACTGCTAAGAAAACAGGGGCACAAGTTAAGGGACCTATCCCTTTACCAGTTCGTAAGGAAAGATTTACAATTTTGATTTCTCCTCACGTAAATAAAAAAGCAAGAGATCAATATGAGATAAGAACTCATAAGAGATTGATTGATATCGTAGAGCCTACAGATAAGACTGTGGACGCTCTTATGAAACTAGATTTAGCATCAGGTGTTGATGTTCAGATCAGTTTAAGCTAA
- the rpsN gene encoding 30S ribosomal protein S14, which yields MAKKSMIQRELKREKLVAKYAQKRAELKAIILDINSTEEQKWEAQIKLQKLPVNSSASRVQRRCKVTGRPHAVYRKFGLCRNKLREYAMAGDVPGLKKASW from the coding sequence ATGGCAAAAAAATCTATGATTCAGAGAGAGTTAAAGAGAGAGAAATTAGTAGCTAAATATGCTCAAAAAAGAGCTGAGCTTAAAGCTATTATTCTTGATATAAACTCTACTGAAGAGCAAAAATGGGAAGCTCAAATTAAGCTGCAAAAATTACCAGTAAATTCTTCAGCTTCTAGAGTTCAAAGAAGATGTAAGGTTACAGGTAGACCTCACGCTGTTTATAGAAAATTTGGTTTATGCCGTAATAAACTAAGAGAGTATGCAATGGCAGGTGATGTTCCTGGTCTGAAAAAAGCTAGTTGGTAA
- the rpsG gene encoding 30S ribosomal protein S7: MSRRNRAPKRDILPDPKYKSQVVTKFVNHIMLDGKKSIAEKIVYGAFDKIKAKNASVSEVEAFEQALESVSPMVEVKSRRVGGATYQVPVEVRPERRQTLGMRWIIEAARKRKESTMGDRIAAEILEALEGRGAAVKKREDTHKMAEANKAFAHFRW, from the coding sequence ATGTCTAGAAGAAATAGAGCTCCTAAAAGAGATATTTTACCTGATCCTAAATATAAGAGTCAGGTTGTTACTAAATTTGTTAACCATATAATGTTAGATGGTAAAAAATCTATTGCAGAAAAAATTGTATATGGTGCATTTGATAAGATTAAAGCAAAAAATGCTTCAGTTAGTGAGGTTGAAGCTTTTGAGCAGGCTTTAGAAAGTGTTAGTCCTATGGTTGAGGTTAAATCTCGCCGTGTTGGGGGTGCTACTTATCAAGTTCCTGTTGAGGTTAGACCAGAGCGTCGCCAAACTTTGGGGATGAGATGGATTATAGAAGCTGCTCGTAAGAGAAAAGAGAGCACTATGGGTGATAGAATTGCTGCTGAAATCCTAGAGGCTTTAGAGGGCAGGGGTGCTGCTGTCAAAAAAAGAGAGGATACTCATAAAATGGCAGAAGCTAACAAAGCATTTGCTCACTTTAGATGGTAA
- the rplP gene encoding 50S ribosomal protein L16 has product MLQPKRTKFRKQQKMRNRGLAHKGNKVSFGEFGLQATSRGRITARQIEAGRRAINRHIKRGGKVWIRIFPDKPITQKPLEVRMGKGKGSVEYWVAQIQPGRVLYEITGVKEELAREAFARAAAKLPVSTTFVEKQVM; this is encoded by the coding sequence ATGCTACAGCCTAAGCGTACAAAGTTTCGTAAACAGCAAAAGATGCGTAATAGAGGCTTGGCTCATAAAGGCAATAAAGTAAGCTTTGGTGAGTTCGGTCTTCAGGCAACATCTAGAGGTAGAATTACTGCTAGACAAATAGAGGCAGGACGAAGAGCAATTAATCGTCACATTAAGCGTGGTGGTAAGGTTTGGATAAGAATTTTTCCAGATAAGCCTATTACACAAAAGCCTTTGGAAGTCCGTATGGGTAAAGGTAAAGGTTCAGTTGAGTATTGGGTTGCTCAAATTCAACCAGGACGTGTGCTATATGAGATTACTGGTGTTAAAGAAGAGTTGGCTCGTGAAGCTTTTGCAAGAGCAGCTGCTAAGTTGCCAGTGTCGACAACTTTTGTTGAAAAGCAGGTGATGTAA
- the rpsC gene encoding 30S ribosomal protein S3, with the protein MGQKVNPNGIRLGYIRDWRSTWYADSSSYATKLNEDIKVREFLHKKLASAAVSKIQIERPAQNAKITIHTARPGIVIGKKGEDVEKLRAEVHKLMGIPVQINIEEIRKPELEAKLVAESVAQQLEKRVMFRRAMKKAMQAAMKSGAKGIKIMVSGRLGGAEIARSEWARDGRVPLQTFRADVDYATAEALTTYGVIGVKVWIYKGEILPGQLAEKKNNKKGAR; encoded by the coding sequence ATGGGTCAAAAAGTAAATCCTAATGGAATTCGTTTGGGTTATATAAGAGACTGGCGTTCAACTTGGTATGCAGACTCCTCTAGCTACGCTACAAAACTTAATGAAGACATTAAGGTAAGAGAGTTCTTACATAAGAAGTTGGCGTCTGCAGCAGTAAGTAAAATCCAAATAGAGAGACCTGCTCAAAATGCTAAAATCACAATTCATACAGCAAGACCTGGGATTGTGATTGGTAAAAAAGGTGAGGATGTTGAAAAATTACGTGCAGAAGTGCATAAGTTAATGGGTATTCCTGTACAAATTAACATAGAAGAGATTCGTAAGCCAGAATTAGAGGCTAAATTAGTGGCTGAAAGTGTTGCTCAACAATTAGAAAAAAGAGTGATGTTTAGAAGAGCTATGAAAAAAGCTATGCAAGCTGCTATGAAGTCAGGAGCTAAAGGTATCAAAATTATGGTAAGTGGTCGTTTAGGGGGTGCTGAAATAGCTCGTTCTGAATGGGCTAGAGATGGTAGGGTTCCGCTACAGACTTTTAGAGCAGATGTTGATTATGCTACAGCTGAAGCTTTAACAACCTATGGTGTTATTGGTGTTAAAGTTTGGATCTATAAAGGAGAAATTCTTCCGGGTCAATTGGCTGAGAAGAAAAATAATAAAAAAGGAGCTAGATAA
- the rpsL gene encoding 30S ribosomal protein S12 yields MATINQLVNNPRKRSVVKSKVPALKACPQRRGVCTRVYTTTPKKPNSALRKVARVRLTSGFEVTSYIGGEGHNLQEHSVVLIRGGRVKDLPGVRYHIVRGALDTSGVNNRKHGRSKYGTKRPKS; encoded by the coding sequence ATGGCAACTATAAATCAGTTGGTGAACAACCCTCGCAAGAGATCGGTTGTTAAATCTAAGGTTCCTGCGTTGAAGGCTTGTCCTCAAAGAAGGGGTGTATGTACAAGAGTTTATACTACAACTCCTAAGAAGCCTAACTCAGCACTTAGAAAAGTTGCTCGTGTGAGATTAACGAGCGGTTTTGAGGTAACAAGTTACATTGGTGGTGAAGGTCACAACCTACAAGAGCACAGTGTAGTGCTAATCAGAGGTGGTAGGGTTAAAGACTTGCCAGGTGTTCGTTACCACATTGTTAGGGGTGCTTTAGACACTTCAGGTGTTAATAATCGTAAGCATGGCCGTTCTAAGTATGGTACAAAGCGTCCTAAGTCTTAG